A stretch of Agelaius phoeniceus isolate bAgePho1 chromosome 30, bAgePho1.hap1, whole genome shotgun sequence DNA encodes these proteins:
- the RASSF2 gene encoding ras association domain-containing protein 2, translating to MELSSAGGAVPCGKDKFISRNELLLHLKTYNIYYEGQNLQLRHREEEGELIVEGLLNISWGLRRPIRLQMQDDNQRIRPPPSSSSWHSGCNLGAHGSVLKPSTLPDIQVTDVDAAARTENPGNGTAPRAAEEAPQLMRTRSDVGVRPRGSARTAGEQRRLRRHRFSINGHFYNHKTSVFTPAYGSVTNVRINSTMTTPQVLKLLLNKFKIENSAEEFALYMVHTSGEKQRLRGSDFPLLARVLQGPCEQVSKVFLMEKDQVEEVTYDVAQYIKFEMPILRSFIQKLEEEEDREVKKLKHKYSILRLMIEQRLEEICEGPTAM from the exons atggagctcagcagtgcagggggCGCCGTGCCCTGCGGGAAGGACAAATTCATCTCCAG gaatgagctgctcctgcacctcaAGACCTACAACATCTACTACGAGGGGCAGAACCTGCAGCTGCGGCACCGGGAG gaggaaggggagCTGATCGTGGAGGGGCTGCTGAACATCTCGTGGGGGCTGCGCCGCCCCATCCGCCTGCAGATGCAGGACGACAACCAACGCATCCGCCcgccaccctcctcctcctcctggcacTCGGGCTGCAACCTGGGCGCCCACgg GTCTGTGCTGAAGCCCAGCACCCTGCCGGACATCCAGGTGACAGATGTGGACGCTGCCGCCCGCACGGAGAATCCTGGGAATGGCACAG CCCCCAGGGCGGCAGAGGAGGCCCCGCAGCTGATGAGGACCCGCAGCGACGTCGGCGTCCGGccccgcggcagcgcccgcaCGGCCGGGGagcagcggcggctgcggcggcaCCGCTTCTCCATCAACGGCCACTTCTACAACCACAAG ACCTCGGTGTTCACGCCCGCCTACGGCTCCGTCACCAACGTGCGCATCAACAGCACCATGACCACGCCCCAGGTGCTCAAACTGCTGCTCAACAAATTCAAG ATCGAGAACTCAGCAGAGGAGTTTGCTCTGTACATGGTGCACACGAGCGGAG AGAAGCAGCGCCTGCGCGGCAGCGATTTCCCGCTGCTGGCCCGCGTGCTGCAGGGCCCCTGCGAGCAGGTGTCCAAGGTGTTCCTCATGGAGAAGGACCAGGTGGAGGAGGTCACCTACGAT GTCGCCCAGTACATCAAATTTGAGATGCCCATCCTCAGGAGCTTCATCCagaagctggaggaggaggaggaccgGGAAGTGAAGAAGCTGAAGCACAA GTACTCCATCCTGCGGCTGATGATCgagcagaggctggaggagATCTGCGAGGGCCCCACGGCCATGTGA